The following are from one region of the Pogoniulus pusillus isolate bPogPus1 chromosome 33, bPogPus1.pri, whole genome shotgun sequence genome:
- the FBXL4 gene encoding F-box/LRR-repeat protein 4 gives MPPVFPMLTALSMFYYMCLRRRARTASRGEMSSRRAMEASTRALPLNVEIVQYAKEVLDFSSHYGSENSMSYTMWNLAGIPNVYPSSGDFTQTAVFRTYGTWWDRCPSARLPFQRTPASFCSQDYVELAFEEPVYPTAVHVLETYHPGAIVRILACSANPYSQNPPAEVRWEILWSEAPSKVSSPQARQFTPCIKQINFPTNLIRLEVNSSLLDYYTELDAVILHGVKERPVLSLKASLIDMNDIDEDEDEEKYDCEVDTLSKQFSIVTLREWPTNGYFDKLPYELIQLILSHLSVPDLCRLAQTCKLLYQHCCDPLQYIHLSLQPYWARINDTSLEHLQSRCTLLQWLNLSWTGNRGAISVSGFSRFLKVCGSELVRLELSCGHFLNETCLEVITEMCPNLQELNLSSCDKIPPQAFSHIAKVGSLRRLVLYRTKVEQTALLSILNFCSELQHLSLGSCVMIEDYDLVASMMGAKCKKLRSLDLWRCKNITESGIAELASGCQLLEELDLGWCPTLQSSTGCFTNLARKLPNLQKLFLTANRSVCDTDIEELAANCTHLRQLDILGTRMVGPASLRKLLESCKDLSLLDVSFCSQIDNRVVLELNANFPNVFIKKSFTQ, from the exons ATGCCCCCAGTGTTTCCCATGTTGACAGCCCTGAGCATGTTTTACTACATGTGCCTTCGGCGCCGAGCCAGGACAGCGAGCAGGGGGGAGATGAGCAGCCGCAGGGCCATGGAGGCCAGCACCAGGGCGCTGCCCCTCAACGTGGAGATCGTCCAGTACGCCAAGGAGGTGCTGGACTTCAGCTCGCACTACGGCAGTGAGAACAGCATGTCCTACACCATGTGGAACTTGGCAGGCATCCCAAACGTCTACCCCAGCTCCGGGGACTTCACCCAGACCGCCGTGTTCCGCACCTACGGCACCTGGTGGGACCGCTGCCCCAGCGCGCGCCTGCCCTTCCAGCGGACGCctgcctccttctgcagccAGGACTACGTGGAGCTGGCCTTTGAGGAGCCAGTGTATCCCACTGCGGTGCACGTCCTGGAGACCTACCACCCTGGAGCCATAGTGCGGATCCTGGCCTGCTCTGCCAATCCCTACTCACAGAACCCCCCAGCTGAAGTCAG ATGGGAGATCCTTTGGtcagaggcacccagcaaggtgagcagccctcaggctcgGCAGTTCACCCCTTGTATCAAACAGATCAACTTCCCCACCAACCTgatcaggctggaggtgaacagctctctgctggactacTACACTGAGCTGGACGCGGTCATCCTGCACGGGGTGAAGGAGAGACCTGTGCTTTCACTGAAGGCTTCCCTGATTGATATGAATGACATAGATgaagatgaggatgaggagaagtATGACTGTGAGGtggacaccctcagcaagcagTTCAGTATCGTTACCCTCAGGGAATGGCCAACGAATGGGTACTTCGACAAGCTGCCTTACGAG CTGATCCAGTTGATTCTGAGTCACCTCTCAGTGCCAGACCTGTGTAGACTAGCACAAACCTGTAAGCTGCTGTATCAGCACTGCTGTGATCCTCTGCAATACATTCACCTCAGTTTGCAACCCTACTGGGCAAGGATTAATGACACATCTCTGGAGCATCTACAGTCTCGCTGCACTCTCCTCCAGTGGCTGAACTTGTCCTGGACTGGGAACAGGGGAGCCATCTCTGTTTCTGGATTTAGCAG GTTCTTGAAAGTCTGTGGCTCTGAGCTCGTACGGCTTGAGTTGTCCTGTGGCCATTTCCTCAACgaaacctgcctggaggtgatTACTGAGATGTGCCCAAACCTGCAGGAGTTAAACCTGTCCTCGTGTGACAAAATCCCACCGCAGGCTTTCAGCCACATCGCCAAAGTGGGCAGCCTCAGGCGCCTCGTCCTGTACCGCACCAAGGTGGAG caaacagctctgctcagtATCCTCAACTTCTGCTccgagctgcagcacctcagcctgggcagctgtgtCATG ATTGAAGACTATGATCTTGTAGCAAGCATGATGGGAGCAAAGTGCAAAAAGCTCCGCAGCCTGGATCTGTGGAGATGCAAAAACATTACTGAAAGTGGGATAGCAGAGCTGGCTtcaggctgccagctgctggaggagctggaccTTGGCTGGTGCCCCacgctgcagagcagcacaggctgcttcaCCAACCTTGCACGGAAGCTCCCCAACCTGCAGAAGCTCTTCCTGACAGCCAACAGGTCCGTGTGTGACACAGACATCGAGGAgctggctgccaactgcacCCACCTGCGCCAGCTGGACATCCTGG GGACGCGCATGGTGGGCCCTGCCTCgctgaggaagctgctggagtccTGCAAAGACCTTTCTCTGCTTGATGTGTCCTTCTGCTCACAGATTGATAACAGAGTTGTCCTGGAGCTCAATGCCAACTTCCCCAACGTCTTCATCAAGAAGAGCTTCACCCAGTGA